One window of the Methanocaldococcus vulcanius M7 genome contains the following:
- a CDS encoding ATP synthase subunit B: MAMATSAIEYSSVKSIAGPLLIVEGVEGAAYGEIVEVICPDGEKRMGQVLEAREGLAVVQVFEGTTGLSTNQTRVRFTGRTAKIGVSMEMLGRIFNGAGKPIDGGPEIVPEKELDINGYPLNPVSRKVPSDFIQTGISTIDGMNTLVRGQKLPIFSGSGLPHNQLAAQIARQAKVRGEGEKFAVVFAAMGITSEEANFFMEEFRKTGALERAVVFINLADDPAIERILTPRLALTVAEYLAYEKDMHVLVILTDMTNYCEALREISAARNEVPGRRGYPGYMYTDLATIYERAGRVKGRIGTITQIPILTMPDDDITHPIPDLTGYITEGQIVLSRELHRKGIYPPVDVLPSLSRLAGNGQGPGKTREDHKKVINQAYAAYAEGRSLRDLVAVVGEEALTDRDRAYLKFADEFEDKFVRQGKDEDRSIEETLDLLWELLAILPEEELKRVDRELIEKYHPKYRKKLKTKE; encoded by the coding sequence ATGGCAATGGCTACATCAGCAATTGAATATTCATCAGTAAAGAGTATCGCAGGACCTTTATTAATCGTTGAGGGAGTTGAAGGAGCAGCTTATGGAGAGATCGTTGAAGTTATCTGCCCAGATGGAGAAAAGAGAATGGGACAAGTTTTAGAGGCAAGAGAGGGTTTAGCAGTCGTTCAGGTATTTGAGGGAACAACAGGATTAAGCACAAACCAAACAAGAGTTAGATTTACAGGAAGAACTGCTAAAATTGGCGTCTCAATGGAAATGTTGGGAAGAATATTTAACGGAGCAGGAAAACCAATTGATGGAGGGCCAGAGATAGTTCCTGAGAAGGAGTTAGATATTAACGGTTATCCATTAAACCCTGTTTCAAGAAAGGTTCCAAGTGATTTTATCCAAACAGGTATTTCAACAATTGACGGGATGAACACATTGGTTAGGGGGCAGAAACTGCCGATCTTCTCAGGTTCTGGTTTGCCACACAATCAGTTAGCAGCTCAAATTGCAAGACAAGCAAAGGTTAGAGGAGAAGGAGAGAAATTCGCTGTTGTCTTTGCAGCAATGGGTATTACATCAGAAGAGGCAAACTTCTTTATGGAAGAGTTTAGAAAAACAGGAGCTTTGGAGAGAGCAGTTGTCTTTATTAACTTGGCAGATGACCCAGCAATTGAAAGGATATTAACTCCACGACTTGCTTTAACTGTTGCTGAATACTTAGCTTATGAGAAGGATATGCACGTTCTTGTTATCTTAACAGATATGACAAACTACTGTGAGGCGTTAAGAGAAATCTCAGCAGCAAGAAACGAGGTTCCGGGAAGAAGGGGTTATCCTGGTTATATGTATACTGACTTGGCTACAATCTATGAGAGGGCAGGAAGAGTTAAGGGAAGGATAGGAACAATAACTCAGATTCCAATCTTAACAATGCCAGATGATGATATTACACACCCAATCCCTGATTTAACTGGTTATATTACAGAGGGACAGATCGTTTTATCAAGAGAGTTGCATAGAAAGGGGATTTATCCTCCTGTCGATGTTTTACCATCATTATCAAGATTAGCTGGAAATGGACAAGGTCCAGGAAAAACAAGAGAAGATCACAAGAAAGTAATTAACCAGGCCTATGCTGCATATGCAGAGGGTAGAAGTTTAAGGGACCTAGTTGCTGTCGTTGGGGAAGAGGCATTGACAGATAGGGATAGGGCTTATTTGAAGTTTGCAGATGAGTTTGAAGATAAGTTTGTTAGACAAGGTAAAGATGAGGATAGAAGTATTGAAGAAACCCTCGACTTGTTGTGGGAGTTGTTAGCTATATTACCAGAAGAAGAGTTGAAGAGAGTTGATAGGGAATTAATTGAGAAGTATCATCCAAAATACAGAAAGAAATTAAAGACAAAAGAATGA
- a CDS encoding ATP synthase subunit A, with amino-acid sequence MPVVGKIIKIAGPVVVAEGMKGAQMYEVVKVGEEKLTGEIIQLHDDKAVIQVYEETSGIKPGEPVVGTGAPLSVELGPGMLRAMYDGIQRPLTAIEEKTGSIFIPRGVDVPSLPRDVKWEFKPTVSEGDVVEEGDIIGTVEETPSIVHKILVPIGVKGKIVEIKEGKFTVEETVAVVEMENGERKDIIMMQKWPVRKPRPYKEKLPPKIPLITGQRVEDTFFTLAKGGTAAIPGPFGSGKTVTQHQLAKWSDADVVVYIGCGERGNEMTEVIEEFPHLEDIRTGNKLMDRTVLIANTSNMPVAAREASVYTGITIAEYFRDMGYGVLLTADSTSRWAEAMREISGRLEEMPGEEGYPAYLASRLAQFYERAGRVITLGKDNRQGFVCIVGAVSPPGGDFSEPVTSNTLRIVKVFWALDANLARRRHFPAINWLQSYSLYIDDVTDWWLTNTGPDWRQLRDEAMGLLQKEAELQEIVQLVGPDALPDRERVILEVARMLREDFLQQDAFDEVDTYCPPMKQYLMLKIIMTFYQEALKAVERGVEPAKILKVSVKQDIARMKYIPHDEFINVKSKEIMEKIKNELGSLN; translated from the coding sequence ATGCCAGTTGTTGGTAAGATTATCAAGATTGCAGGACCTGTTGTAGTTGCAGAAGGTATGAAAGGAGCTCAAATGTATGAAGTTGTTAAAGTAGGAGAAGAAAAATTAACAGGAGAGATCATTCAGTTGCACGATGATAAAGCAGTTATTCAGGTTTATGAAGAGACATCAGGAATTAAGCCAGGAGAGCCAGTCGTTGGAACCGGAGCTCCGTTATCAGTTGAGTTGGGGCCTGGAATGTTAAGGGCAATGTATGATGGTATTCAGAGGCCTTTAACAGCAATTGAAGAAAAAACTGGCTCTATCTTTATACCAAGAGGAGTCGATGTTCCTTCCCTACCAAGAGACGTAAAATGGGAATTTAAACCAACAGTAAGCGAAGGGGACGTTGTTGAAGAAGGAGATATAATAGGAACTGTTGAAGAAACCCCGTCAATCGTTCACAAGATCTTAGTTCCAATTGGTGTTAAAGGAAAAATCGTTGAGATAAAAGAAGGGAAATTTACAGTTGAAGAGACAGTTGCAGTTGTTGAAATGGAAAATGGAGAAAGGAAAGATATTATTATGATGCAAAAATGGCCAGTAAGAAAACCAAGACCATACAAAGAAAAACTACCTCCAAAAATTCCATTAATCACTGGGCAAAGAGTTGAAGATACATTCTTCACATTAGCAAAAGGAGGAACAGCAGCAATTCCAGGACCTTTCGGTTCAGGAAAAACAGTTACTCAGCATCAGTTGGCAAAGTGGTCTGACGCTGATGTTGTCGTTTATATTGGATGCGGAGAAAGAGGAAACGAGATGACAGAGGTTATTGAAGAGTTCCCACACTTGGAAGATATTAGAACTGGAAACAAATTAATGGATAGAACAGTTTTAATTGCAAACACGTCAAACATGCCTGTCGCTGCGAGAGAAGCGTCTGTCTATACAGGAATTACAATTGCAGAATACTTCAGAGATATGGGTTATGGGGTTTTGTTAACAGCTGACTCAACATCAAGATGGGCAGAGGCAATGAGAGAAATTTCAGGTAGATTAGAGGAGATGCCAGGGGAAGAAGGTTATCCTGCCTACTTAGCTTCAAGATTGGCTCAGTTCTATGAAAGAGCTGGAAGAGTTATAACCTTAGGAAAAGATAACAGACAAGGATTCGTTTGTATCGTTGGAGCTGTTTCACCACCTGGTGGGGACTTCTCAGAACCAGTTACATCAAACACTCTAAGGATAGTTAAGGTCTTCTGGGCGTTGGATGCAAACTTAGCAAGAAGAAGACACTTCCCAGCTATCAACTGGTTGCAGAGTTATTCGCTATATATTGATGATGTTACAGATTGGTGGCTAACAAACACTGGACCAGATTGGAGACAGTTAAGAGATGAGGCAATGGGTCTATTACAGAAAGAGGCAGAATTACAAGAGATCGTTCAGTTAGTTGGACCTGATGCACTGCCAGATAGGGAAAGAGTTATCTTAGAAGTTGCAAGAATGTTAAGGGAGGATTTCTTACAGCAAGATGCGTTTGATGAAGTAGATACTTACTGTCCACCAATGAAGCAATATTTAATGTTAAAGATAATTATGACCTTCTATCAAGAGGCATTGAAAGCAGTTGAAAGAGGAGTTGAGCCAGCTAAGATTTTAAAGGTCTCAGTTAAGCAAGATATTGCAAGGATGAAATACATTCCACACGATGAGTTTATAAATGTTAAATCAAAAGAAATAATGGAGAAGATTAAAAATGAGCTTGGATCATTAAACTAA
- a CDS encoding V-type ATP synthase subunit F, which produces MKIGVIGDRETAIGFRLAGLTDVYEVKNEEEAVKAVNELANNENIAFIIITERIAESIKDNLKNINKVLVEIPDKKGKLERIDPVKELIRKAIGVTMK; this is translated from the coding sequence ATGAAAATTGGCGTGATAGGAGATAGAGAAACAGCAATTGGTTTTAGATTAGCTGGATTAACTGACGTTTATGAAGTTAAAAATGAGGAGGAGGCAGTAAAAGCGGTTAATGAGCTTGCAAATAACGAAAATATTGCCTTTATTATTATAACTGAAAGAATAGCTGAAAGTATAAAAGATAATCTAAAAAACATAAATAAAGTTTTAGTTGAAATCCCAGACAAGAAAGGTAAACTCGAAAGAATCGATCCAGTAAAAGAGTTAATAAGAAAAGCAATCGGTGTCACGATGAAATAA
- a CDS encoding V-type ATP synthase subunit C → MAIDVETLLNIDKLYSAMMTYFDNPFTLLIVIATIIIVLIVIVWITKMVMDLAPYAYVNARIRSKEAKLLDDAKLNELIESGSLEELVGLLEDTDYGQYVAEVMNELRDPIAVEKALDMYLADLYALIYRISPDGAKKVLKVFTKKFDIKNIKTLIRAKFVGLDAEETYKLLIPLGNIPPDKLKELSEVKTVEEVIRGLDGTEYFKILQDELSNYDQTSDLLVFELALDKYYLESLRKTIMTEGKEEDLFREFVGTIIDIENLKVILKGKADGLSAEELGKYITLEGYELAEWKLKDLISAGGIEGVLSGLEGTSYAEILTEAMEEFERTKSIYAFEKALDKYVLEKGKKLSTRKPFGVGPIIGLIVSKELEVKNLKAIIKGKIENLKPEDIRSLLISS, encoded by the coding sequence ATGGCGATAGACGTAGAAACACTGTTAAACATAGACAAACTATACTCTGCCATGATGACATATTTTGATAATCCATTTACACTGCTTATTGTTATAGCAACTATAATCATTGTTCTCATTGTGATCGTCTGGATTACAAAGATGGTCATGGATTTAGCTCCATATGCTTATGTTAACGCAAGAATAAGAAGTAAAGAGGCGAAACTCTTAGATGATGCAAAATTAAATGAATTAATAGAGTCAGGGAGCTTAGAAGAATTAGTTGGATTGTTGGAAGATACCGACTATGGACAGTATGTTGCAGAGGTAATGAATGAATTAAGAGATCCAATTGCCGTCGAAAAAGCGTTAGATATGTATTTAGCAGATCTATATGCGTTAATATATAGAATATCTCCTGACGGGGCAAAAAAGGTATTAAAGGTCTTTACAAAAAAATTTGATATAAAAAATATTAAAACATTAATAAGGGCAAAGTTTGTAGGGTTAGATGCTGAAGAAACCTACAAACTTCTCATTCCTTTGGGAAACATTCCTCCAGACAAACTAAAAGAACTTTCAGAAGTTAAAACCGTGGAAGAAGTTATTAGAGGTTTAGATGGGACAGAATACTTTAAAATACTGCAAGATGAACTCTCGAACTATGATCAAACTTCCGATCTTTTAGTTTTTGAATTGGCTTTGGATAAATACTACTTAGAAAGTTTAAGAAAAACAATTATGACTGAGGGTAAAGAAGAAGACCTGTTTAGAGAATTCGTAGGGACAATAATTGATATTGAAAATTTAAAAGTTATATTAAAAGGTAAAGCAGACGGTTTATCAGCAGAGGAACTTGGTAAATATATTACTTTGGAAGGTTATGAGTTAGCCGAATGGAAATTAAAGGATTTGATTAGTGCAGGAGGAATTGAAGGAGTTTTAAGTGGATTAGAAGGGACAAGTTATGCAGAGATCTTAACCGAGGCAATGGAGGAGTTCGAGAGAACAAAATCAATATATGCATTTGAGAAAGCGTTGGATAAGTATGTATTAGAGAAGGGTAAAAAATTATCAACAAGAAAGCCCTTTGGCGTTGGACCAATAATCGGATTAATTGTTAGCAAAGAACTTGAAGTTAAAAACCTTAAAGCAATTATTAAAGGAAAAATAGAAAATTTAAAACCAGAAGACATAAGATCTCTGCTTATATCATCATAG
- a CDS encoding V-type proton ATPase subunit E — translation MGVDKIKSKILEDAKTEASKIISEAEEEKAKILEKAKEEAEKRKAEILKKGEKEAELTKSRIISEAKLEAKKKLLKAKEEIIEMAINKLKEELIKLPEQPDYKDKLIKLIKEGAISLGGGELVVRLNKRDLELIDDSILWNLEKEVEAQTKKVTVLKKGEPVDIIGGCIIETADGLKSLDNSLEAIFNRNLNVIRAKITEKLF, via the coding sequence ATGGGTGTTGATAAGATAAAATCAAAAATATTAGAAGATGCTAAAACAGAGGCAAGCAAAATAATATCGGAAGCAGAGGAAGAGAAAGCTAAGATATTAGAGAAAGCGAAAGAAGAGGCAGAAAAAAGAAAAGCAGAGATACTGAAAAAAGGAGAAAAAGAAGCAGAACTTACAAAGAGTAGAATCATATCAGAAGCAAAATTGGAAGCAAAAAAGAAACTCTTAAAAGCTAAGGAAGAAATCATCGAAATGGCAATAAATAAATTAAAAGAAGAACTTATAAAACTACCTGAACAGCCCGACTATAAAGATAAACTTATCAAACTAATAAAAGAAGGGGCAATTTCCTTAGGAGGAGGAGAGTTAGTAGTTAGGTTAAATAAAAGGGACTTAGAGCTTATTGACGATTCAATACTCTGGAACTTAGAAAAAGAAGTTGAAGCACAAACTAAAAAGGTAACAGTGCTTAAAAAGGGAGAACCAGTGGATATTATAGGAGGATGTATTATAGAAACCGCAGATGGGTTGAAATCATTAGATAACAGTTTGGAAGCAATATTCAACAGAAACTTAAATGTGATAAGAGCAAAAATCACTGAGAAACTCTTCTAA
- a CDS encoding ATP synthase subunit K (produces ATP from ADP in the presence of a proton gradient across the membrane; the K subunit is a nonenzymatic component which binds the dimeric form by interacting with the G and E subunits) — protein sequence MVDPLIIGAIGAGLAVGIAGLGSGIGAGITGASGAGVVAEDPNKFGTAIVFQALPQTQGLYGFLVAILILFVFKTVSPWAMFAAGLAAGLAGLSAIGQGIAASAGLGAVAEDNSIFGKAMVFSVLPETQAIYGLLIAILLLVGVFKGNAGAETVAALGAGFAVGFAGLSGIGQGITAAGAIGATARDPDAMGKGLVLAVMPETFAIFGLLIAILIMLMIK from the coding sequence ATGGTAGATCCTTTGATAATCGGAGCAATTGGAGCAGGTTTAGCAGTAGGTATTGCAGGTTTAGGTTCTGGAATTGGAGCAGGAATTACAGGAGCAAGTGGTGCTGGAGTAGTTGCAGAAGATCCAAACAAATTCGGGACTGCAATTGTCTTCCAAGCACTGCCTCAAACCCAAGGTTTGTATGGTTTTTTAGTTGCTATCCTAATCCTCTTCGTCTTTAAAACAGTTTCACCTTGGGCAATGTTCGCAGCAGGTTTAGCGGCAGGTTTGGCAGGTTTATCAGCTATTGGTCAGGGAATAGCTGCTTCAGCTGGTTTAGGAGCTGTTGCTGAGGATAACAGTATATTCGGTAAGGCGATGGTCTTCTCTGTTCTTCCAGAGACACAGGCAATCTATGGTTTGTTAATTGCTATCTTGCTATTAGTTGGTGTCTTTAAAGGAAACGCAGGAGCTGAGACCGTTGCCGCTTTAGGGGCAGGGTTTGCAGTTGGTTTCGCTGGTCTCTCTGGTATTGGGCAAGGTATTACAGCAGCAGGAGCTATTGGAGCCACAGCAAGAGATCCAGACGCTATGGGTAAAGGTCTTGTCTTGGCAGTTATGCCAGAGACATTCGCTATCTTTGGTTTGCTAATTGCAATATTGATCATGCTTATGATAAAATAA